Proteins from a single region of Geothrix sp. PMB-07:
- the flhF gene encoding flagellar biosynthesis protein FlhF, whose protein sequence is MRVKTFEAGSMQDALDIVKKEMGEEAFILSTRTRRKPAALGLGEESVIEVTAAVDEAQTGAQAGTAPQVNGAASPLTYGLRPPLDPPPVRRAARESTPAKASPVPPPAPAMDLQPLRRELLEIKGAVAALKDNDLRNASILKELDQMKALLSRIQRQGMPPAQLQLPPSLLELYGDLVANDVEPLIALRLCEYAQRALTDQDGDASVGTVDSERARLFLRRVIADFIPVAPPIQLDPGKMRVAALVGPTGVGKTTTLAKLAAYAQLHLKQKVALLTLDTYRMGAVDQLQQYAQILQVPLHVALTVEDMRSALRFYQDRALVLIDTPGHSPKDTDTLNQLRGLLEELPDVETHLVLSATTKPRDLTEIAARYEPLHPTRLLFTKLDETSTYGPILSTLARVKRPLSYLGTGQEVPEALELATSRRVADLILPTHTKEAE, encoded by the coding sequence ATGCGCGTGAAAACCTTCGAAGCCGGATCCATGCAGGATGCTCTGGACATCGTGAAGAAGGAGATGGGCGAGGAGGCCTTCATCCTGTCCACCCGCACCCGGCGGAAGCCCGCGGCCCTGGGCCTGGGCGAGGAATCCGTCATCGAGGTGACGGCCGCAGTGGATGAAGCCCAAACCGGGGCCCAGGCCGGAACAGCGCCGCAGGTGAACGGCGCAGCGTCCCCGCTCACCTACGGCCTGCGTCCTCCCCTGGACCCACCCCCCGTGCGCCGCGCCGCCCGGGAATCCACCCCGGCCAAGGCATCCCCCGTGCCTCCCCCCGCGCCCGCCATGGATCTGCAGCCCCTGCGGCGGGAACTGCTGGAGATCAAGGGCGCGGTGGCGGCCCTCAAGGACAATGACCTGCGCAATGCCTCGATCCTGAAGGAACTGGATCAGATGAAGGCGCTGCTCAGCCGCATCCAGCGCCAGGGTATGCCGCCCGCTCAGCTGCAGCTGCCGCCCAGCCTGTTGGAGCTCTACGGCGACCTGGTGGCCAACGATGTGGAGCCCCTCATCGCTCTGCGTTTGTGTGAGTACGCCCAGCGGGCCCTCACCGATCAGGATGGCGACGCCTCTGTGGGCACCGTGGATTCTGAGCGGGCCCGGCTCTTCCTGCGGCGCGTCATCGCCGACTTCATCCCCGTGGCGCCGCCCATCCAGCTCGATCCCGGGAAGATGCGCGTAGCGGCATTGGTCGGCCCCACCGGCGTGGGCAAGACCACCACCCTGGCCAAGCTGGCGGCCTACGCGCAGCTGCACCTCAAGCAGAAGGTGGCCCTGCTCACCCTGGACACCTACCGCATGGGCGCCGTGGACCAGCTGCAGCAGTACGCCCAGATCCTGCAGGTGCCTCTGCACGTGGCGCTCACCGTGGAGGATATGCGCAGCGCCCTGCGCTTCTACCAGGATCGCGCCCTGGTGCTCATCGACACACCCGGCCACAGCCCCAAGGACACCGACACGCTGAACCAGCTGCGGGGCCTTTTGGAGGAACTGCCTGACGTGGAAACGCACCTGGTGCTGTCGGCCACCACCAAGCCCCGGGATCTCACCGAGATTGCGGCCCGCTATGAGCCCCTGCACCCCACCCGCCTGCTCTTCACCAAGCTGGATGAGACCTCCACCTACGGCCCCATCCTCAGCACCCTCGCCCGCGTGAAGCGGCCCCTCAGCTACCTGGGCACGGGCCAGGAAGTGCCTGAGGCGCTGGAACTGGCCACCAGCCGCCGCGTGGCGGACCTCATTCTCCCAACCCACACGAAGGAGGCCGAATGA
- the flhA gene encoding flagellar biosynthesis protein FlhA — MLTFLDRLLPFMGRLARRSDLAAPVFVMIVLVVMVLPMPAFAVDLLIVLNITLSLVILMVGMYVRRPKEFSSYPSVLLVVTLFRLAINVATTRRILLYAGDQGADAAGHMVKAFGQFVVGGSYVIGLVVFLILLAIQFLVINHGAGRIAEVTARFTLDALPGKQMAIDADLNAGYIDEQEARRRRKDLQEEAGFYGAMDGAVKFTQRDAVAALIILAVNIVAGIILGVVRYNLPVTQAMEVFTLLTVGDGLVTVIPSLLISVGGAILTTRSGSDATGLGSEVMGQLGADHRPLSIAAAVLFLFGAVPGLPLFPFWVMAAIFGVMAYAAWKLPKTEAPGAEDLAAAEKARTAAVENADRVEGLLKIDPLGLEVGYSLIPLLDVNQGGTVLERIKGVRRQMASDLGIVVPPVRIRDNLQLAPHVYRLLLRGEEIARAELQPNQFMAMNPGTATEDLAGVPTSEPAFGLPAYWIPDSQRDRAQMLGYTVVEPATVLTTHLAELIKQHATELLGRPEVQHLLDTLKETSPKLVDDLIPNVISVTTLQKVLHNLLRERVPVRDLGRILEATADAAGMTKDIGFITEYVRQALGRVLTSPHLSDSGELGVLVLDPSLEQTLQGGIEQTDRGSFLALEPGRTQEVLSRIANGITALLPGAQPVLLTNPVVRPHLRRLLERALPHLVVLSHSEVPMDVRVVNLGTVS; from the coding sequence CACCCTGAGTCTCGTGATCCTGATGGTGGGCATGTATGTGCGCCGCCCCAAGGAATTCAGCTCGTATCCCTCGGTGCTGCTGGTGGTGACGCTGTTCCGGCTGGCCATCAACGTGGCCACCACCCGCCGCATCCTGCTCTACGCCGGCGACCAGGGCGCCGATGCCGCGGGCCACATGGTGAAGGCCTTCGGCCAGTTCGTGGTGGGCGGCAGCTACGTCATCGGCCTGGTCGTCTTCCTCATTCTGCTGGCCATCCAGTTCCTGGTCATCAACCACGGTGCGGGCCGCATCGCCGAAGTGACCGCCCGCTTCACCCTGGATGCCCTGCCCGGCAAGCAGATGGCCATCGACGCCGATCTGAATGCGGGCTACATCGACGAGCAGGAAGCCCGGCGGCGCCGCAAGGATCTGCAAGAGGAAGCCGGTTTCTATGGCGCCATGGACGGCGCCGTGAAATTCACCCAGCGCGATGCGGTGGCCGCCCTCATCATCCTGGCCGTCAACATCGTGGCGGGCATCATCCTGGGCGTGGTGCGCTACAACCTACCGGTCACCCAGGCGATGGAAGTCTTCACCCTGCTCACCGTGGGCGATGGCCTGGTGACGGTCATCCCCAGCCTGCTCATCAGTGTGGGCGGCGCCATCCTCACCACCCGCAGCGGCTCCGATGCCACGGGGCTGGGCAGCGAAGTCATGGGCCAGCTGGGCGCCGACCACCGGCCCTTGTCCATCGCGGCGGCCGTCCTTTTCCTGTTCGGCGCCGTGCCGGGCCTGCCCCTGTTCCCCTTCTGGGTCATGGCCGCCATTTTCGGCGTCATGGCCTATGCGGCTTGGAAACTGCCCAAGACCGAGGCCCCCGGCGCTGAGGATCTGGCCGCCGCCGAAAAGGCCCGGACTGCCGCCGTGGAAAACGCCGACCGGGTGGAAGGCTTGCTCAAGATCGATCCCCTGGGCCTCGAGGTGGGCTACAGCCTCATTCCGCTGCTGGACGTGAATCAGGGCGGCACGGTACTCGAGCGCATCAAGGGTGTCCGGCGGCAGATGGCCTCGGACCTGGGCATCGTGGTGCCCCCAGTGCGCATCCGCGACAACCTGCAACTGGCGCCCCATGTCTACCGCCTTCTGCTCCGCGGCGAGGAGATCGCCCGGGCGGAGCTGCAACCCAACCAGTTCATGGCCATGAATCCGGGCACCGCCACGGAAGATCTGGCGGGCGTCCCCACCTCCGAACCGGCCTTCGGCCTACCCGCCTACTGGATTCCCGATTCGCAGCGAGACCGGGCCCAGATGCTGGGCTACACCGTGGTGGAGCCAGCCACCGTGCTCACCACTCACCTGGCGGAACTCATCAAGCAGCACGCCACCGAGCTGCTGGGCCGACCTGAGGTGCAGCACCTGCTGGACACCCTGAAGGAAACTTCGCCAAAGCTGGTGGACGACCTCATCCCCAACGTCATCAGCGTGACCACCCTCCAGAAAGTGCTGCACAACCTGCTGCGGGAGCGGGTGCCCGTGCGCGACCTGGGCCGCATTCTCGAAGCCACCGCCGATGCCGCGGGCATGACCAAGGACATCGGTTTCATCACCGAGTACGTGCGCCAGGCCCTGGGCCGGGTGCTCACCAGTCCGCACCTGTCCGACTCGGGCGAACTGGGCGTGCTGGTGCTTGATCCGTCTCTGGAGCAGACCCTCCAGGGAGGCATCGAACAGACCGACCGGGGCAGCTTCCTGGCCCTGGAGCCGGGCCGCACCCAGGAAGTGCTCTCCCGCATCGCCAACGGCATCACGGCCCTGCTGCCCGGCGCCCAGCCGGTGCTGCTCACCAACCCGGTGGTGCGCCCCCACCTGCGCCGCCTGCTGGAACGGGCCCTGCCCCACCTGGTGGTGCTGAGCCACAGCGAGGTGCCCATGGATGTCCGCGTCGTGAACCTGGGGACTGTGTCGTGA